The genome window CCGAGACAGCCACCCGCTCCTCAACAACTTATATCCCACCCTCAGTCCATGGCGAAGCCCTCCTCTCAGGCTCGTCATTCAACCACTTCTCCGCCGTCCCCCCTTCTCTACTCCCCAGCAACCTTTCCGATCCCTCCTCAGCAACTCCATGCTGTCTCGGTGTCGACGAAGCCGGACGTGGTCCTGTTCTCGGCCCCATGGTctacggcgtcttcttcctcccgATAGATCTCTCTGATTCTCTACTTCGCGAGAAGCATCACTTTGACGATTCCAAGGTCCTCACACCTGCTGTTCGCTCAGATCTTATGCGCACACTTTGCACACCTGGCTCGGATCTCCACGACTCTTGTGGCTGGGCAACGGCTTCACTATCGGCTAGAGATATCGGCGCGAACATGTACCGACCTACGAATGCGTACAACCTCAATGCACAGGCTATGGACGCTACAGTCGATCTTATAAAAGCTGTGTATGCGCTTGGCGTAAACATCCAGGAGATTTACGTTGATACAATTGGCCAACCAGCAGCATATCAAGCAAAGCTGCAGCGCGTGTTTCCCACAGCCAAAATCACggttgccaagaaggccgataGTTTGTACGCCTGCGTCAGTGCTGCATCGGTATGCGCAAAGGTCACTCGTGATGCCGCGCTCGAAGTTCTCTTTGAAGTGAGGGCagatgaagacgagaagGATGGTGAGGGTATGGCATGGGGCTCAGGATATCCATCTGACGGACGCTGCGTTGGATGGATGAAGGGCAACATGCATCCTGTGTTCGGATGGGGACCGGAGTGTCGGTTCAGCTGGGGGACAGCAAAGGACATGCTTGAGGCCAAGGGAAATGGTGTCAAGGTTGAGTGGCCACTTGAGGATGACGGTGAGACGGGTAGGCTCACTGATTACTTCACCTCGGGGGACAAGGATAAGGAGTCATCGGAGTTGGGCAATTGGTTTGGTACGTCGACTGGCTTGGAAGCATTCTAGATACCCCTATAATCTACTTGGGAACGAATTTATTGAAACAGTCAATTTTGGATATCACTTGGGCGTGAATCGAACAAATTCTCCTTTTATTTTTACAGTAGACATTATATCCTGTTCGCTAATCATACTCGACAAGGCCCGGCGCCACTGCTCAGACTCATACACAACCCCTATACATTAAATGTTGTCAATGTCATCCTTCTCTGTGGAAGTCGTGTTGGCCTTCTTGCCCCGACTATCCAAAGTATCCATGCTAATGTTATCGCTGTCCTCGCGCGCAGGCATGCCAACAGCCTGGCGTGCTGTATCGGAGTTGGCAATAAAGTCGCGGAGCTGCTGCTTCGCAATCTCGACACCCTGGGTCATAGCAGCATTGCCCATTGAGAGCATAGGACCGAGGAGGTTAAGTGTGTATGCAACATATGTACCTCCGGCGATGACCAGGATGAGGAGGCAAAGGAAGGGGTTTCGCAGAACTGAAACGCCGTTTGTTAGTCAAAGCACAAAGGCCAATCATAGCTGGATAAAACTTACCAGTCAATATCTCGTTCcagccaagggcaaggagtAAACCATAAAAGTACCAAGGAACCTGAGCAACCCCACCAATGGCACCTCGCTTAGCTTCGACATAAACTCCATCAGCAGTCTTCTTGAATCGTACAACAAGGTCCTGGCGCTTGCCCTCGCTGAGCACCgtcatctcctcctcgaggCTCTTGCCATCCTCTTCGTCGATACCTCCAATCGGTGTGAGgtcctcctcatcactaGCCTGGACACCGTTGGGCTGAGGTCCAACGAAGCCTGGCAAGTCAGGAGGGCCATATGTCTCCGACAGTCGGAATcttgagagaagaggaacaagGGTGAGAGTAGACTCTCGCGCCTTGGTGTAAATACCCTCAATATCGTCACTGGGACGCCATATCCTGGGTACACCAGCCTCGTCGTATCGGAACTTATCTTCAAAGTTCTCTCGAAGCTTCAGCAGAATATTGCCCTCCATGACCTCTTCCTCAATCTTTTCTCGAAGGGCATTCCAGCTCTTTCGGCGCAATCGCCATGTGCCgatctcaacctcctcctgAGTAGCGTCGAAGCTCTTAGCCCGCTCGGCAAATCGAACCTCGGCTTCCTTGACAATGCCCGTGAAGACTTTCCATACTCTGTCCCAGAGATCCTTCTCAGAGTCAGGCTTCTCGCCGGTTTCGGGAGCACCACCGCCGGCTCGGCCGCTGCCCAGCTTGTTGAACTCGAGACCAACGGCATCGCCAAGTCGAGATCTGACCCAGCGCTCGACACGGGTCGCAAGTCGTCgcatttcttcttttcgtAGTTTAGCGCTCTCTTCGtcaagctccttctcaaAGAGCTTGAGCTGCGATTCGAAGTTAGTCCATGAGACACCTTCAATGAGTAAGCTCtgagcctcaacaccaaagatGTCCAGTGTCTTTCGCTTTTCGTTGGCGACAATTTCAGCAAATTCGTAGCTACCACCAGCCTTTTGCCCAGCCTTCACCTTGTTGGCAACAGCCTCGCCAAAAGCAGTCACACCGGCTTTGTGGGCAGCGGCCAATTGACCCTGGTAGAGTGCCTTCAGGCGAGTATCAATCTTGCCCTCGAGCTCGTGTCGCTTGCGGGCGTAGACCCCCTTATGGTATCGGCTTGCCTGCACTTCGAAAGCCTTGATGCACTTCTGGCGAGCATCGTTACCAGCCAGGCCAAGATCGGGCAGAACGGTTGGGACACCGAGCTTGGAAGCTTCGCTCTGTTTCTCCTCAAGGGGCGTGACTACGACGTCAAAGTCAATCAGAACTTCTCGAGAAATCTCGTCGCAACGGAACTGAGCCAGAAGCTCCTGTTGGGTAGGCAAATCCAGGTCCTTGTTGTTCACAATCTGGTCCCAAATGCCCTCAGCATAAACGGAGAAACCATCGGCAGGAATTCGTCGGTGATACTCGGGGAGGAAGAGACCACCCTCGAGCTCTTGGTCACCGTGCAGACCAGGTTTGCCGTGTCGGTGTCCAGCGGTGAACCGCGATCCAAGCTTCTGGACCTCCTCGGTGAACTTATCAGCCTGAAGGATCTTGTGAGGCAGGgcagcaaagccaaagtcaaagtAGTCCTCGATGCGCGAACCCTCGAGCCCCTGAGGCTTGGAGATGGACGACCAAATCTTAGTCAGGTCCTGAATCAGGGTGGTTCGGAGGTTGCCCAGGGGTGTAGTGCCAAGATGATCGCGAATGACGAAGAATAGTAGAGATCTAGGGGTTGACCTAGGTAGAGTTAGTAATCGCGCAAGCAATGGGTTACCGTAGAGCTTGGCTTActgcttgtccttgaggaacaGCTGCAGGTTGACCTCGAAAACGGTCTTGAGAAGTCCCATGTTCGCACCCTGGTACAAACCAACCTGGTGCTCCCAAATGTTGACGATCAAGACCTCGCTGGTGGCCAGCGCAAACAGGGCACTTTTGCGCTCAAAGTCCTGGTCCTCACCGCGCTCTCGACCATCGGTACCCTCAACATCCATGACAAGGATGTTGTCGGACATCTTTGTGCCTGCGCTCGTCTCGCGCTTGTTCTTAGACATCCAGATACCCTTCGTGGTTTGTCGACGCTCGGTTTCTGACATGACGGAAAAGTCGGTGCCGAAGAGGTTGTTCAGGAGGGTCGACTTTCCGGTCGACTGGGAGCCGAAGACGGAGATAAGATGGTAATTGAAGCCAGAGGCAGCAACATCAGTAACGTTGAGATACTCATTGAGGTGGGTGCTGTAGTGTAGTAGGGTTAGTTAGTACTGTAGACATCATGACGGACAAAGTGGCGGGGGAACAACTCGACAGCTGTACAGTACATACTTGAACTCCTTATCCTCGTCAATAACCTGGACGCCGTGCTCATAGCTTCCAGCCCCCGGCGCCTCGCCGACGGCAGAGAAATGGCCGTTCATGGTATGCGATTGGTATATATCAAGGAGAAATGTAGTAGACGTAAGTAGGTGTAGGTAGAGGTGGTTTATTCGAGAGCTGGGGCGTGCATCCGTGGACAAAAGTACGGGTGGCGACCCTCGATATGATGAGCTTATGTTATCCTGAGAATATATGCTGAAGGAAGTGTCCCTTTCTTAAAATCTGTATAGAGGGAAAAAAGAGTCAGAAACAGGATCGAGAGTTGTTGGGGCAAATAACTAGAGCAGTCGGACGACCAAAAAGTTGTGACCACCTGGACAGAGACAAGGAAGGACAGGATAGATCCTTGTGACGACGAATGATGGGGTTGTGAGGTACGTACTTATTTACTGAACGAACCTCTTCTCCCCTAGGATTCGACGGTCCGAAGGCGGATTAGCAGTTGAGGTCCCACTGAAGCACCTCCCTATCACTCCTTATATGCAGGTGTTCTACGGTAATTAGCTATACCCCTGCCACATGTTTATTTCTGTGATTCGGTGTCAAAAAAGCGGTCACATTGTACTGCAGCAGCTGCCCTAGGACACGCATACAACTTGGGTAGGTGTCCAAGACATGTCATCAGCTGCGCTCTGCTAATAAGAACTTACTACTGCTTACTCATGAGATTGATTCTATAGCGGGTGCTGGCGGGATCGGTCCGGGTGCCACAACGGATCAAGTTTATGAAGCTTGAATGATGTTGCTCTCAACCAATCAGAGGCGTCTCGCTTGAAGGATGTATGCAACACCCCGCCGAGGGGCATCGAGGGGAAGTTGATAATGATATGAGGTTGAATAGATAAAAGCAACTACTCCGTACAATTTATAACTTCCAATCTTGCAACTTTGAACTTTCATAATCTTGGGTCTAAAGGAAGCAAAATGTTGATCAAGGAGTCTCACGTCGATGTTCCGACCTCTGCCAATGGCAAGGAGGGTACTATGCGTATGTCCAGCTCAACTCTCATGCCATGTGATATGAGAAGCTTACACTCTTGAGCAGGCATCTTTGTCTTTCATCCCATTATTCCCGGATATCCTAATGCGTAAGTCTCCTAAATCCTCTTGCTCTGCATCATTCTGACCTTCATTCAGACGCTTCCCTGGTGTGAGTCTTTTCAGTGAGATCTACCAAGGTAAGGCTTCACATTATAATCACATCAATATCACGACAAGCTCATTCTACTTCTCCAGTCACAGGTCCTGTTGCCCGCTTCGCTCGTCAGATCGCTGGTCAAGGCTACATCGTCGCTGCGCCTTCATCTTACCATGACTTCACCGGCCCTGAGCCCCTCAAGTACGACGCCGAGGACACTGATCGTGGCAACAAGTTCAAGATCGAAAAGGTATTCACTCGACAACCAGCACTGTTTACTTGGACTCACTCTAACTAACTGTTTTAGACCCTCGAGTCCTATGATGCCGACTCATATGCCACCGTCGATTACCTCCTCTCACTTCCCACCTGCACAGGCCGTATTGGAGCTACAGGCATGTGTCTAGGTGGCCATCTGGCCGTTCGCGCCGCTGTAAGTCTTTCACCTAATATTTTCACTTCATATCACTCAACAGCTCGACGCAGCTTGACCCTCGCATCTCTGCTTGCGTTGCCTACTTCGCAACCGATATTCACTCCCGCACACTCGGCCCTTATGATGCGCCCAACACTTCATCAACCGCTCCTCCCAACAGCAACCACACCATcgatctcttcaacaagttcaagggAGAGGTTGCCATGATCTTTGGTGTAAAGGACACTCATGTCCCTGATGCTGGTCGCGATCTAATCCGTGTCAAGCTTCGCGAAGCTGGTGTCCCTACTAGCTTCTATGAGTTTGCGTGGGCTCAGCACGCCTTCATCCGTGACGAGCTAAGCAAGGGACGTTATGATCCTGCCATCACCAAGGTCTGCTTCGAGGTTCTGCTAGAACTCTTCGGTCGTGTTCTCAAGACTGAGTTGGGGGCAAAGGACGGCGAGGTCCCACCTCCAGAGCACGTTTGCTAAATTAGTAGCCTTTGCAGATGCGAAGTTCCTTGAAACAACAATTATCCTCAAAATATTTGATTGAAGTGTAATAATAATCTAGATTCTTTACTTCGTGAATATTGAGAGCTGCTGCTCTGCAGTCCCTGGCTGTGTGTCATAAACCGATACATCCGCCCCAGTCTTTTTATACGGATGACCCAATCTGATTTCTAAGAAAGGAGATGACTGTTTTAGTCTCTCGAGTAACCCCAATACCAACATAGAAAAACTCAATTCCGTCCCAAATAACCTCCCCAATATTACTACTATCAATACACACTGGTCAGCCGTTACAGTTCGTCTGTCTCACTTCCAGGTCCACTAGCGCTGGGGAGCGGGTGGTTGTCCTTGAGGAGGTGGCCCCTGAGGCGGTCCCTGACCAGGCCTTTGTAGAGGGTTGGCGACATTATACTGGTTGCTGGAGCCGGCATATGGCTGGTAGCCTTGAGAACCCTGTGATGGGCCGGCAGAGAGATTAGAATGGTAAGGCGTTGGGCCCATGCCAGCCTCGGCCTCTTCATCGAAGGGGCCACGGTGAGGGCTGCGAGGGCTTGCTTGCGTCAACGTGATGCTAGCACGAGGAGCCGTCTCAAGAGAAAGTGAGGGAATAGCCTCACCCGCCTTGCGGCGACCCCGAGTGCTCTCACGCTTGAGATCAGTGCGCAAATGCTCGATATCGCGGTTGCGgttgacttcatcatcgtgAGAGCCCAGGGTGTGGTTGTCACTGTTATCCCAGACACCAAGGCCGGCGGCAGGGGGGCGCGAGTTGAAGCCTTCAGCGGCCTGGGCCTGGCTCTCTTCAGTGTTCTCCTGCTTCGAGGTTGGGACCATGCGAGCTTCATCAGTAGCCTTAGCAGCCTCATCACGACTGTTCTTGGCGAACTCATCGGTAACAGTAACAGAGTAAGAGGGGTTTGTAGGTCCACCAAGAGGCTCGCCGCCGCCACCGGGAGCAATAAGAGGCACCTTCTTCAGAGCCAGGGCAAGTGCACACATGAACTTAGAACGGCGGCTGGCGCGGACGGAATCGTTGTGCCAGTTGGACTTGTGAGCGATGGTGACATAGAGCAGAAGCTTGTCGAGGTTACCGACACCGCCAACGCTAATGCTAAGATCAGGCTGGAAGTCACGAGCGTTCTCGGGTTGTCGAACGaacttctccatctcgagGCGGAGAAGTTCAATGTCCTCAAATGAGGTATCGAAAGAAACGTTGACTTCGACGGTTTCGTGCATGGCCTTGCTACGGGAGATATTCTCGATCCAGATGTTGTTGAGCTGAATGTTGGGCACTTGAACTGTTTGCATGGTGTCGAGTCGGTGGAAAACAGAGTAGAGGAGGGAGATCTTGTTGACAACCATCCTGGTGCCACTGATGTCGACACGATCACCGACATCGTAGGGGTGCTTGACGAAAAGGAAGATACAAGAACCGAGGAATTCCTGGGCAGTAACTGCGAAGATGAAAGACAGAGAAAGCAGGGTAGTTCCGGCAGTGGTGAGAGTGGTAATGAAGCTACTCTGGAAGAAAGCAACTAAGGGGATTGTTAGTGAAATTCGACACACTTATGAGGTGAGACTTACGGAAAACGAAAATAACGACCAACAGgacgacgacaagaagaatcTTATCAAAAGCCTGAAGAGCCTGGCCAATATCCTTCATACCTTCGGCGATTGCCTTTCTCTCGGTGCCAATTTCGACAACCTTTCGGACCATCTCATCGAGACTAATATCACCATTGTCGTCACCGTCGATCATATAGAATgattcctcagcttcttccttgtAAGCAGGTCCAAGAACCTCCTGGAAGTCATCCAGAACAAGTGAGTTGTGACCCTCGACAACGTAAGACATCCATATACGTCGACCCATTGCCTCAGATGACTTAGTCTTCTCAAGAGcttcgatgacgatggagtGAGCGGAGTTAGGGTTGAAAACCTGTCGGCCAGCGATCTCAGAGGCAAGGTTGCCAAAAACGGAGGTGACCTTGTCTCCGATCTTGCCAACCTCTCCAATGAGCTTCATGGGGGTGGCAGAGCCGTTGCGCTTGTGTCCTTTCTTACCACGGAGCATCACCTCAATGCTATCATTAATGATGGCATCCTCATCAGCGAACTCGTGACAATGGAGAGGGAAGAGGGTTCGGGAGGCATCAAAAAGAAGCCCGAGCAAGTGGACCTCACGCTTGGACTCCCTGATACGGTTCGCAAACGATCGCTGATGGTAGGAGATACCGATCAGCTGGACAATCGCTTTCTCGCCAAGGAAGACAGCTGAAGAAACGAAAAGAGCACCAAGGACACGGCCCATAGTGCGGACCCATGGGACGTAGTTGTTGCCTCTATCTTCCTCCATCcagaggttcttgaaagTGACATAAGAAGCCAAggcccagaagaagaaggagaagggcagGATGAGGTTTCCGAGGACAGTTGCGTACTTGCGAGTACCCTTGCTGACGACGCCAGTAAAGAACATGAAGAGCGAGGGTAAGAACCAAGCAACAACCTTGGCGACCCAGCATGAGAGCCACATGATGAGAACCCAGAGGAAGATTTTGAAGAGAGGAGGGCCATCATCGCCAGCCCTGTTACCATCTCCGTTCCATTTACCGACAGGAATGCCATCCTGCTTGCCAATGGCGGCGAGGACAATCAGAGGAATAGCCAAGAGAAGACCGACAGGGACGACATATACAAGGTATCTGGTGACAACAGAGAAGCCGATGATTTTGTAGTAGAGTCTACCCATTGGGTTCAATGTGGTTTCCTCTCCTCCGGTACCGCTACGAGAGAGGCCATCGCCCATTCTCCTTCGACGGCCGCGGTGACCTTGACCGGTGAGTTTTTCGTCCTCGGTGGGAGAGTTGCTATCCATGGTAGAGGGTTGAGGCATGTCGGCCTTCCTCATACCACTCCGGGCAGAGGCATTGCTCTTGACCGGCGTGAGCTGAATACCGTCGCCCATTTCGTTATTGCTGTTGCTGCCACCAAGGGGAACGAAGCCTGTGTGAGAGTGGCGCGAATTGCGGGGAGATAAAGAAACGTGGCGATTAACCATTCTCGTGTGTAGTTATATATCAAACTCCAACCAGGGAGTCGAAAGTGCGGGAGTATTCGATGTGGTGGCCCGAATACTTCAAGTTAAGAGGTGATCGACCCGTTGGCGTGAGTCGAGGCCGATGATGAAACCGATAGGCGTTTGAAGATTGGAGGTCGGGCAGTGCTAGCAGGATATGAGACGGTGGTAGGATATCAAATCCTTAGCCGCAATTATCTGCTTGCGCTCGTAGGGTGTCAAGGAATCAGGTGGGAATGGGGGTGATTATCTTTCTGCTGAAGACTTGCTCCAAGCTAGATATGCCAATGCTCGGCTCAATGCTGTGTTGTATGCCGATGATGTAGTAGATTCAAGGAAATAAATGCAGACAATACGCTACAACGATCCCATATgattctcctcctcttttttGCAGGTATAGGAAAAAGAGCGAAGGTGATCTGCCGTCTTCTCCAGCGAAGACGAACAGGAACAAGTTGGTGGTTATTGGTGCTACCTGGGATGAAGTGAGGAAgcgagagagagagagagagagatcAAACCTAGGAGCTAGGAAACAAACAAAAGATGGGAAGCGATCAAAAGAAGGGCAAGCCTAGGCCGGGGGTGGGAGGGCCGTGGTTATAATAGGGACTGGAACGAGTGTCGGTGGAgaaatgatgaagaggaagaagagagagaaagggAACGACTAGAAAGAGAGGTTGAAGTCAATCATTGACGAACGAGGCTTCGGGGATCCTGGATTGGGTGGGTGTTCCTTGTTCCTTCCCTGTCGTACTTGGCTCTTGCTCAAGCTCGTGTGAGTGCGAGATATTTAAAAATTACACTGTGACATCCACTACCATGGTGtgcttttccttttttttccttatGTACTAGGCTAGGCCATGTTGCTATTTGAGGTTTGTCCGCCTTGCCATCCAAGCACAATCCTAGAAATACCAAGCCGGGACTCAGATACCGTCAGCAACAAAAGGGGTTCCCGatcgttttttttttcccacTCACGGGCGGGTCATGGCTCTGGAGAAGGGGCCGTGAATCCACCAGCAGCGCGTCTTCAGTCACGGCGAAAAGCCAACCACCCACTCAAGTTTTTCTCTCTATGGACCAAGTCCAATTGGGTCCTGGTCCTGGGTCCTTAGGGCCCTCAGGGCTCCCCTCTCGCTGGATCATGAGCCCTACCAGCTGAAAAAGGATCCGCGACAGGGTCCCCAGACACTGGGCACCTCTGCAAGTTTTTTCTCTTTCACTTTTTTTCCTTTCATCTGCTGTATGCCGGGCTTCAGGGGCACCCGGCCCCCCCAAATGTCGGCGTTTATCCAGTAATATTTCAGAACGGCAGCGGTTCTCAACGCCGGGCCAGGGGGAGGCGCCGCCCCCCGGCAGCCACAAACAACCATTGACAGGCTGGTCTCAGATACCCCTTTGTTTCACGTCTCCAAATCGGGCTGGGGTGCTACGCGGCCGAAAAGTCAACACATACGCGAAATACTGTACAGTCTAGACAGTGCAGCCTTTTGTTATGACAAGAAATATGTAGGATTCAACCAAGGATAAGACGTGGGCTTATACGAACGTGATTTTGGCAGGCAAATGCATGACATTTCACAGCTTTGACAATCAAAGTCTGTGTATGTCTCGGTTTGCACGTCTAAAACACCCGACCACCAACAGGCCATCCATTTACACCGCAAGAAGAATATCTTTACCATGATCAGAAGACACATACCCAAGCAAGGGAAGAAACATAACAAAAACTGGGGACCAGAGGCGATTCTCGATACGAGAGATCAGTCAATCATCGATGCAAAGCACCAAAAGTTAACATCTAACCGTATCTTCCCCATATTTATTCCACCCAGCACTATCCACCAAGAAAGCTTCAAGCTCTCGAGGCGTCCCTTCGTGGCAAAGATTTACACCAGAGATCTCAAGGGGTCCATATACCGATCCCACATCGGGAGCTGACGTTTTGACGCCAGCAACTGTAACAGTGAAACACGGTACGAGTTCTCCCTGATCAGTGATGGTTCGAATGTTTGTTGAAAGAGTCAGTATGCTGCACATGGCGAGAATCATTACGAAAAGTTCTTATTCGATGTTCGACTTACAAAGGGTCGATGGCGGCTCAACAAGTTGTAGGCTAACGGTTAGCCCCTCGTGCCTTCAACGGCTGAGTTACCTTTTTGTGTTATTGATCCCCGGCTAGCACACCTTTGGATAACTGACGCGCAATTAAGACATTGAAGACAAGACGAAACCAACCGCTTTTCTTTTCGTCATTCCCGGGAATTCTGGCGTCTACGCCACCAGAGAATGAGGGTGTTGTTCAAATTGAAAGCCGCCAACTGCCGCAGCGCTTGGCCGTTGGTATCTTTAGACGAAGATTGTGTAATCTGATCGAACATCCTgacgttggtgttgaagagcatgctgaagatgctttCTATGACGCTGCCTATGGATATCTCATCTTCTACTCCATGATGCATCTTCGGCTCACAGCCACCATACCAAGACTTATTTCCTGCTCCAAAGCCCCTCTCATCTTGCCACTGGTTCAGAAGAACAAAACAAACCATGATATTTACCCCTGCAGACACGAAGTGACCTCAAGTCATGCTATCCCGCATTAGCCTGTGTCAACGTGTCAGAATAAGGGTGACggcaaga of Fusarium oxysporum Fo47 chromosome I, complete sequence contains these proteins:
- a CDS encoding Mechanosensitive ion channel-domain-containing protein, encoding MGDGIQLTPVKSNASARSGMRKADMPQPSTMDSNSPTEDEKLTGQGHRGRRRRMGDGLSRSGTGGEETTLNPMGRLYYKIIGFSVVTRYLVYVVPVGLLLAIPLIVLAAIGKQDGIPVGKWNGDGNRAGDDGPPLFKIFLWVLIMWLSCWVAKVVAWFLPSLFMFFTGVVSKGTRKYATVLGNLILPFSFFFWALASYVTFKNLWMEEDRGNNYVPWVRTMGRVLGALFVSSAVFLGEKAIVQLIGISYHQRSFANRIRESKREVHLLGLLFDASRTLFPLHCHEFADEDAIINDSIEVMLRGKKGHKRNGSATPMKLIGEVGKIGDKVTSVFGNLASEIAGRQVFNPNSAHSIVIEALEKTKSSEAMGRRIWMSYVVEGHNSLVLDDFQEVLGPAYKEEAEESFYMIDGDDNGDISLDEMVRKVVEIGTERKAIAEGMKDIGQALQAFDKILLVVVLLVVIFVFLAFFQSSFITTLTTAGTTLLSLSFIFAVTAQEFLGSCIFLFVKHPYDVGDRVDISGTRMVVNKISLLYSVFHRLDTMQTVQVPNIQLNNIWIENISRSKAMHETVEVNVSFDTSFEDIELLRLEMEKFVRQPENARDFQPDLSISVGGVGNLDKLLLYVTIAHKSNWHNDSVRASRRSKFMCALALALKKVPLIAPGGGGEPLGGPTNPSYSVTVTDEFAKNSRDEAAKATDEARMVPTSKQENTEESQAQAAEGFNSRPPAAGLGVWDNSDNHTLGSHDDEVNRNRDIEHLRTDLKRESTRGRRKAGEAIPSLSLETAPRASITLTQASPRSPHRGPFDEEAEAGMGPTPYHSNLSAGPSQGSQGYQPYAGSSNQYNVANPLQRPGQGPPQGPPPQGQPPAPQR
- a CDS encoding RHD3/Sey1 — protein: MNGHFSAVGEAPGAGSYEHGVQVIDEDKEFNTHLNEYLNVTDVAASGFNYHLISVFGSQSTGKSTLLNNLFGTDFSVMSETERRQTTKGIWMSKNKRETSAGTKMSDNILVMDVEGTDGRERGEDQDFERKSALFALATSEVLIVNIWEHQVGLYQGANMGLLKTVFEVNLQLFLKDKQSTPRSLLFFVIRDHLGTTPLGNLRTTLIQDLTKIWSSISKPQGLEGSRIEDYFDFGFAALPHKILQADKFTEEVQKLGSRFTAGHRHGKPGLHGDQELEGGLFLPEYHRRIPADGFSVYAEGIWDQIVNNKDLDLPTQQELLAQFRCDEISREVLIDFDVVVTPLEEKQSEASKLGVPTVLPDLGLAGNDARQKCIKAFEVQASRYHKGVYARKRHELEGKIDTRLKALYQGQLAAAHKAGVTAFGEAVANKVKAGQKAGGSYEFAEIVANEKRKTLDIFGVEAQSLLIEGVSWTNFESQLKLFEKELDEESAKLRKEEMRRLATRVERWVRSRLGDAVGLEFNKLGSGRAGGGAPETGEKPDSEKDLWDRVWKVFTGIVKEAEVRFAERAKSFDATQEEVEIGTWRLRRKSWNALREKIEEEVMEGNILLKLRENFEDKFRYDEAGVPRIWRPSDDIEGIYTKARESTLTLVPLLSRFRLSETYGPPDLPGFVGPQPNGVQASDEEDLTPIGGIDEEDGKSLEEEMTVLSEGKRQDLVVRFKKTADGVYVEAKRGAIGGVAQVPWYFYGLLLALGWNEILTVLRNPFLCLLILVIAGGTYVAYTLNLLGPMLSMGNAAMTQGVEIAKQQLRDFIANSDTARQAVGMPAREDSDNISMDTLDSRGKKANTTSTEKDDIDNI
- a CDS encoding Alpha/Beta hydrolase protein codes for the protein MLIKESHVDVPTSANGKEGTMRIFVFHPIIPGYPNARFPGVSLFSEIYQVTGPVARFARQIAGQGYIVAAPSSYHDFTGPEPLKYDAEDTDRGNKFKIEKTLESYDADSYATVDYLLSLPTCTGRIGATGMCLGGHLAVRAALDPRISACVAYFATDIHSRTLGPYDAPNTSSTAPPNSNHTIDLFNKFKGEVAMIFGVKDTHVPDAGRDLIRVKLREAGVPTSFYEFAWAQHAFIRDELSKGRYDPAITKVCFEVLLELFGRVLKTELGAKDGEVPPPEHVC
- a CDS encoding ribonuclease H-like domain-containing protein; its protein translation is MTDSPAEDVPETATRSSTTYIPPSVHGEALLSGSSFNHFSAVPPSLLPSNLSDPSSATPCCLGVDEAGRGPVLGPMVYGVFFLPIDLSDSLLREKHHFDDSKVLTPAVRSDLMRTLCTPGSDLHDSCGWATASLSARDIGANMYRPTNAYNLNAQAMDATVDLIKAVYALGVNIQEIYVDTIGQPAAYQAKLQRVFPTAKITVAKKADSLYACVSAASVCAKVTRDAALEVLFEVRADEDEKDGEGMAWGSGYPSDGRCVGWMKGNMHPVFGWGPECRFSWGTAKDMLEAKGNGVKVEWPLEDDGETGRLTDYFTSGDKDKESSELGNWFGTSTGLEAF